gtgaatacagaatttttttgaacatttaaaaaagattattcgtgaataagtttacaaaaaaatatttaataattaagggttaatatgaagagttaataataaatatttaatatgaagagttcgaacactcctcatatcggaggtatcctcatatcagttttttattgcattttctccTGCATCAGTCAATACTCTGGCTGggcccatttttcttttaattggatgtttgcctTCAACCTCGCATTTTAAAGTTGCCCTCGGAACACTAAATTTCCTAGCTGCCGTTTTATACGGAGTTTTATGGAGCCGAACATCTTCCAGAGCCGCTTGCATAGtctcttctgtataatttctgaagttacgtaggaggcatctcaaaattgacagaggaacaaagtcagtagttgacacgtagtaatttaatagttgacaccccatgtcaactactgaatagtagaccattacaagtttcagtaatcgacacggagtgtatttagacaattaaaattgttgccaattttaataaataaacctctttttaagtttcaaacaacataaacgaaTGCCCTTTTTAGtcacaataattaaataatacaaacttgcaatacttacattttaacgaaatccttagcgatttatataaaaaaacactgaaaaatcgtAAGAGCCGTGCGCAAGATTGATTAATcagttgctattacatttttgaatggcGGATGTGCACAATAGTTCGTAATTAAGCCACTGAAGCATGCCAGTATACAGATTAATGTTTGATGTATTCCAACTTGTGGcttccttatttatttactttttttgaaaaagtgtcAAGTACAGGTACAGTGTCAACTACTGGTGCTCTTACCTTatattatttgaatataaaattatgcCTCGTACTATATTACgcaaaataaattgtttcaatACGCTATTTTTTTGATATCGAAATTTTATTCCTCTTTAACATGTGCATCAGTAGCGGAGAGTGTCTTTAACAGAttactattaaataaataacataacatatttaaaaaattacgcacattttgtatttctaaatttaatatcaGAACGTGAGTTGACAACACTACTAATATCGTTACCAGACAGTGATCAGCGCGAACATTCAAGCTTGTATTCACTAAAGAATCGCCGAAAGCCAAATTGATAATGATTTGGTAAAGTCAAACATTCCGAAGTTAATTAGTCTTGCACTCCGATGCAATTTGttgtatattatagttaattaaatcaataaaatcaatgttgattaaaaatttcatgaaaatgtaACAAGTGGTGCTATTTCTTCGGCGAACAGGCGAACTACACGTTTGTGAAACTTTAGTTTCATTAGTTCGCATATACTACCGCTAAATGGCGCCGCATGcatctttcttttttatcatCAGAGTCGTCGGTTACGAAGAGTTCTGTTATTCAAGCCGTCGATCAAGAAGAGTTCTATTTATATTTGTgaacaaatgattaatgtttaaaGCAATCGTCATTTGATcgtattcaatttcattttaaaaaccaAATCGTTCACTATTCATTCTGTAATCAAACCTTAATTCAAGAACACgtattcaaattaaattcagaatcaaatccaataaaattagttattttgcaaagttattaattaattgattattaaaatataagaagACAACATAGGAAGGAATATTCCCTGATATCTTCTTTTGCAAAAAAGTGCTTATTTGCAAAGTTTGAACGATATCGAAGTATGACGGTTTTTCGAAATTACGCCTATGCATTAAGAGTATTTCATAAAACTAcacgaattatatgtatatctaaatttaagaaaaaaaaaatgttaaaaaatatcaattttcaaaatttcgtttAATACGCAGCATCATTTTCAGAATAGTCGATCGTCAATTAGGTAAAAAATGACATAAGAATGGTAAAAAGTTTTTTCCGTGTCGCCAAAAATCGTTTTCACAGGTGTTTCCTTTCTGAAAAATTagcttatttgcaaaatttgaccgTGATTTAGAGCACGATGGTTTTTCGAAGAACAGCGTGAAATTGCTGCGAAAGCGGTGAGGAGTGAGGACCAATAAATTTAAACTTCGAATTCCATTTTCACATTTATTAATACCTTCAAAACATTTTTAAGTTACTAATTAAGTTGTAAATAGCACAATCCGGCAACAATGCTTGCATAATGCACCATCTTACACATTTTTTTAATGATGCTTTTATCGAAATGTACACTAgcctttgtaaaaataaaaaataattatataaatatactactttttttttatctgtAAGCTTATCAGGAATATTGCCATAAAGGGTAGGATTTACTGAATGGTGGGTGCACTTTTTGAAAATACTCAAAGAGACACGATCTCGTCTTGACGACATCCCCGTTAATATGGACATTGTTTAGAGCACTTGGGGCCGGAGAAATTTCCCTCACAAAGGGAAGTATAACGACAAAAGGCACATGACCTGTTTTCGACCATTGGTCGATTTCTGTTTTCTAACACATCGCTAGTTCGTATTCTCACTTTACTttcaatatgaaaataaatcgaCATCAAacatcattaattttaatattcagacGTCTCAAATAATAACCTGTTGCACACATCCTCTAGTCGATTTCAATCAGTTTGGCCAAACTATATCTTGTATCCAATCAATGTAGAAAAAAACATTTGTATATACACCTGGATACATACGTTTAGTAGGATCCGTACAAATCGCACCATAACTTGTAATACCGATGATGAAGTGTTTTCTTTGCTTATCACGATAGACAGATAACGGGCCACCGCTGTCGCCCTGTACAGAAAAATAAACACAGAAAACTATTAACGCCACGGTAATTCTATGGTTCATATGTCTAGAGTACACATTCACAATCCATGAGTTGATTCGAAAAGTTTTGACAAATACTgttctaaaataaaatctaaACATCTGAAGCTGAGCGTAAAATTCAAATCAATTATCCTGTTTGCGTGTGCTTCTTCATTATGTCTAATAGAATTATTCTTACATAACAAGTGTCATTCCCTTTGCCACCAGCGCACAAATGTATGTTCGGAATAGCACTAGGTTTAAATTTCTGGCATTCATCCATTGGTACCAAAGGAACGTTAGCGCCCAAAAGAACATCTGATATTTTTCCAGTTTctgtaagaaaaataaaaaagagaaatgaatagtATATTCACTTATACGAATAGAATTCGTAAATTGTTTATCGctcttttttatttactttcagTTACTCCCCATCCAGAAACTTCTGCGTCGATAGAATAATTTTCGAAGGCTGCAGAATAAGCCAAACATGCAGGAAATACACTCGCGTTGAAGGTTACATTAGTTTTTAACTCGAGAAGAGCAATATCGTAACCAGCAGGCGTGTTTGATTTATTGTACCCGGGGTGTTCCGTTTTGTGGATAATTTGATGTCTTGCATTTATGTCATTTTCCACCGTCGTAAGATTCAAAACCCCCAAAATAACGTGAATTTGATCGCTGtaacatataataattaaaaagaagtaaaaagAATTTAGGATACTCTTAAAAATCTAAGCGTTTATCTATAAAAACAGTGATAACTGATTATAAATCGTATCTTGTTTATGATTACCAGTCAGGTTTTGAAATAATCTCGATCAGATGCACTGTTACAATAATGGCCGGCCAATAACCGCTCAGATTTTGTATTGACGAGTATC
The nucleotide sequence above comes from Megachile rotundata isolate GNS110a chromosome 13, iyMegRotu1, whole genome shotgun sequence. Encoded proteins:
- the LOC100878994 gene encoding trypsin-7 codes for the protein MALRFPVSSVLLVFVFLFHICSTGDALSKVICQGDPCTINGSPGRGTYMRQCKSALNAFRRGSPPLVVGYYFFEPIVCCPLNESSPTTTTETTPQPSSAATTTETTPPPSSTTTTAPIESPEAIAEKECNRYNRPSGMYKVIHGEPAEKNQYPHMAAIYVNNAFRCGGSLISEKYVLTAAHCFKKKETIDQIHVILGVLNLTTVENDINARHQIIHKTEHPGYNKSNTPAGYDIALLELKTNVTFNASVFPACLAYSAAFENYSIDAEVSGWGVTEKTGKISDVLLGANVPLVPMDECQKFKPSAIPNIHLCAGGKGNDTCYGDSGGPLSVYRDKQRKHFIIGITSYGAICTDPTKRMYPGVYTNVFFYIDWIQDIVWPN